One genomic region from Buteo buteo chromosome 12, bButBut1.hap1.1, whole genome shotgun sequence encodes:
- the DPY30 gene encoding protein dpy-30 homolog — translation MEAEQIMEGQPQVPENPHSEYGLTENVERIVENEKINAEKTSKQKVDLQSLPTRAYLDQTVVPILLQGLAVLAKERPPNPIEFLAAYLLKNKSQFEDRN, via the exons ATGGAGGCAGAACAGATTATGGAGGGACAGCCGCAG GTTCCAGAAAATCCCCATTCTGAATACGGTCTCACTGAAAATGTAGAG aGGATagtagaaaatgagaaaataaatgcagagaaaacatCAAAGCAGAAGGTAGATCTTCAGTCATTACCCACACGTGCCTACTTGGATCAGACAGTTGTACCTATCTTGCTACAGGGACTGGCTGTTCTGGCAAAAGAGAG accACCAAATCCCATTGAATTTCTAGCAgcatatcttttaaaaaacaagtcaCAATTTGAGGACCGAAATTAA